A genomic segment from Lutibacter sp. A80 encodes:
- a CDS encoding carboxypeptidase-like regulatory domain-containing protein, with amino-acid sequence MRYLIFVFLLVISSHSFGQSLKIGSLIENYGNDGKIEGVVLDGENEGDPLFFAEILVKEAGISVVTDVDGAFKLSLNPGNYTLVFSFIGYQTIEVEDVEVLENTTLKLDQVLGALRLKTTISIAEINTI; translated from the coding sequence ATGAGATATTTAATTTTTGTTTTTTTACTGGTTATAAGTTCACATAGTTTTGGTCAATCATTAAAAATAGGATCTTTGATTGAAAATTACGGTAATGATGGAAAGATTGAAGGCGTTGTATTGGATGGGGAAAACGAAGGTGATCCTTTATTTTTTGCTGAAATACTTGTAAAAGAAGCTGGTATTAGCGTTGTAACAGATGTTGATGGTGCTTTTAAGCTTAGTTTAAATCCTGGGAATTATACATTAGTTTTTAGTTTTATCGGTTACCAAACAATTGAAGTTGAAGATGTAGAGGTTTTAGAGAATACTACATTAAAATTAGATCAAGTATTGGGTGCTTTACGTTTAAAAACTACTATTTCTATCGCTGAAATTAACACCATTTAA
- a CDS encoding deoxyguanosinetriphosphate triphosphohydrolase, which produces MNWNQLLSLKRYGDTQIRLRKKQDETRLGFEVDYDRIIFSDSFRSLQDKTQVIPLSKTDFVHTRLTHSLEVSVVARSLGRTVGEKVLKKYPELIDLGYKMNDFGAIVASAALAHDIGNPPFGHSGEKAIGEYFINGKGKKYKEQLTDKQWQDLIDFEGNANGFRILSETKEGIEGGLRLSYATLGAFLKYPKESLPKKPTQHIADKKYGIFQSELTFFDEVAKELGLISTGTNENIAYKRHPLAYLVEAADDICYTIIDFEDGINLGLIEEEFALEYLIKLVKDTINSEKYYQLKHKKDRLSYLRALAIGTLIGEASKVFLENEEAILNGNYPYSLLEKCKYEAQINDIIKLSVEKIYKSREVIEKELMGYSIISKLLDVFLTASNNKFENTLSNYDKLVLNLLPEHLQTPDETLYLRILNICGFVASLTDGFALQLYKKING; this is translated from the coding sequence ATGAATTGGAACCAACTATTATCGTTAAAAAGATATGGTGATACGCAAATAAGATTAAGAAAAAAACAAGATGAAACACGCCTTGGATTTGAAGTAGATTATGACCGTATAATTTTTTCAGATTCATTTAGAAGCCTACAAGATAAAACACAAGTTATACCTTTATCTAAAACAGATTTTGTTCACACCCGTTTAACTCATAGTTTAGAAGTGAGCGTAGTTGCACGGTCTTTAGGTAGAACTGTTGGTGAAAAAGTATTAAAAAAATATCCTGAATTAATAGATTTAGGTTATAAAATGAACGATTTTGGTGCTATTGTAGCTTCAGCTGCTTTAGCGCATGATATTGGAAACCCTCCTTTTGGACATAGTGGTGAAAAAGCTATTGGAGAATATTTTATAAATGGAAAAGGCAAAAAATATAAAGAACAACTTACCGATAAACAATGGCAAGATTTAATTGATTTTGAAGGAAATGCAAATGGTTTTAGAATTTTAAGTGAAACTAAAGAAGGTATTGAAGGCGGATTGCGTTTATCATATGCAACTTTGGGAGCCTTTTTAAAATACCCTAAAGAATCTTTACCAAAAAAACCAACACAACATATTGCTGATAAAAAATATGGAATATTTCAATCTGAATTAACTTTTTTTGATGAAGTAGCTAAAGAATTAGGTTTAATTTCTACAGGTACAAATGAAAATATTGCTTATAAAAGACATCCTTTAGCTTATTTAGTAGAAGCTGCCGATGATATTTGTTATACAATTATAGATTTTGAAGATGGTATTAATTTAGGCTTAATTGAAGAAGAATTTGCTTTAGAATATTTAATAAAATTAGTTAAAGACACTATTAATTCAGAAAAATACTATCAATTAAAACATAAAAAAGATCGTTTAAGTTATTTACGCGCCTTAGCTATTGGAACACTTATTGGAGAAGCTTCAAAAGTTTTTTTAGAAAATGAAGAAGCTATTTTAAATGGAAATTATCCATATTCTTTGTTAGAAAAATGTAAGTATGAAGCACAGATAAATGATATTATTAAATTAAGTGTTGAAAAAATTTACAAAAGCAGAGAGGTAATTGAAAAAGAATTAATGGGCTATTCAATAATTTCTAAATTATTAGATGTGTTTTTAACAGCCTCTAATAATAAATTTGAAAACACCCTTTCTAATTACGATAAATTAGTGCTTAACTTATTGCCTGAACATTTACAAACACCAGACGAAACACTTTATCTTAGAATTTTAAATATTTGTGGTTTTGTTGCAAGTTTAACAGATGGTTTTGCTTTACAATTATATAAAAAAATAAATGGTTAA
- the atpG gene encoding ATP synthase F1 subunit gamma produces MANLKEIRNRITSIGSTMQITSAMKMVSAAKLKKAQDAITQMRPYAEKLTELLQNLSATLSSEVGGVYSEQREVSKVLLVVITSNRGLCGGFNSSIVKGATKHINDFYSNKQVDLLTIGKKGNDLLAKKYTVIENNNDIFDELTFENVAAIANNIMEMFAEGDYDKVELIYNRFKNAATQITTVEQFLPIEPIEGEIVSNADYIFEPSKPEIVLELIPKSLKTQLYKALRDSFASEHGARMTAMHKATDNATDLRDELLLTYNKARQAAITNEILEIVGGAEALNN; encoded by the coding sequence ATGGCAAACTTAAAAGAAATACGTAACAGAATTACATCCATTGGTTCAACAATGCAAATTACTAGTGCCATGAAAATGGTATCTGCTGCAAAGTTGAAAAAAGCACAAGATGCAATTACGCAAATGCGTCCGTATGCCGAAAAACTTACAGAACTTTTACAAAATTTAAGTGCAACTTTAAGTAGTGAAGTAGGTGGAGTTTATTCTGAGCAAAGAGAGGTTTCAAAAGTATTATTAGTTGTAATTACGTCTAATAGAGGGTTGTGTGGAGGATTTAATTCTTCTATAGTTAAAGGAGCAACTAAACATATTAACGATTTTTACAGCAATAAACAAGTAGACCTATTAACAATAGGTAAAAAAGGAAACGATCTTTTAGCTAAAAAATATACTGTTATTGAAAATAATAATGATATTTTTGATGAGTTGACATTTGAGAATGTTGCTGCTATAGCAAACAATATAATGGAAATGTTTGCTGAAGGTGATTATGATAAAGTTGAATTAATTTACAATAGGTTTAAAAATGCTGCTACACAAATTACTACTGTAGAACAATTTTTACCAATTGAACCAATAGAAGGCGAAATAGTTTCAAATGCAGATTACATTTTTGAGCCATCTAAACCAGAAATTGTATTAGAATTGATTCCTAAATCATTAAAAACTCAATTATACAAAGCACTTAGAGATTCTTTTGCTTCTGAACATGGTGCACGTATGACTGCGATGCATAAAGCAACGGATAACGCTACAGATTTACGTGACGAGTTATTATTAACTTACAACAAAGCACGTCAAGCTGCCATTACTAACGAAATATTAGAAATTGTTGGTGGGGCTGAGGCTTTGAACAATTAG
- a CDS encoding SDR family NAD(P)-dependent oxidoreductase: protein MKQKTAFITGATSGIGKATAEIFAKNKINLILCGRRSERLTALKEALSTLTNVITLQFDVRDKEAVFKAIESLPSAFKTIDILINNAGNAHGLNSIQDGSIEDWDAMLDINVKGLLYVSKAIMPQMVSRNEGFIVNIGSIAGKDVYPNGNVYCASKHAVNALNKAMRIDLNKHNIRVAAIHPGAVETEFSEVRFKGDVEKAKNVYAGYKALQAVDIAEIIYFVVTRPAHVNIEDLIVYPTAQASATILNKE from the coding sequence ATGAAACAAAAAACAGCATTTATAACTGGAGCAACTTCAGGTATAGGTAAAGCAACAGCAGAAATTTTTGCAAAAAATAAGATTAATTTAATTCTTTGTGGTAGAAGAAGTGAACGTTTAACAGCGCTAAAAGAAGCGTTGAGTACATTAACCAATGTTATTACTCTTCAGTTTGATGTGCGTGATAAAGAAGCTGTGTTTAAGGCCATAGAATCGTTACCTTCAGCATTTAAAACAATCGATATTTTAATTAATAATGCAGGGAATGCACATGGGTTAAACAGTATACAAGATGGAAGTATTGAGGATTGGGATGCTATGTTAGATATTAATGTGAAAGGTTTATTATATGTTTCAAAAGCAATTATGCCACAAATGGTGAGTAGAAATGAGGGTTTTATTGTAAATATAGGCTCTATTGCAGGAAAAGATGTATATCCTAATGGAAATGTGTATTGCGCATCTAAACACGCAGTAAATGCTTTAAATAAAGCAATGCGTATTGATTTAAATAAACATAATATTAGAGTTGCTGCAATTCATCCAGGTGCGGTAGAAACAGAGTTTTCTGAAGTTCGATTTAAAGGTGATGTAGAAAAAGCTAAAAATGTATATGCAGGGTATAAAGCTTTGCAAGCTGTAGATATTGCAGAAATTATTTATTTTGTAGTTACTCGCCCAGCTCATGTTAATATTGAAGATTTAATTGTTTATCCAACAGCACAGGCAAGTGCAACAATTTTAAATAAAGAATAA
- the atpA gene encoding F0F1 ATP synthase subunit alpha — protein sequence MASIKPAEVSAILKQQLAGFEASASLDEVGTVLQVGDGIARVYGLANVQYGELVEFQDGLEGIVLNLEEDNVGVVLLGHSSAVKEGSTVKRTERIASLKVGEGIVGRVVNTLGFPIDGKGAIQGETFEMPLERKAPGVVFREPVTEPLQTGLKAVDAMIPVGRGQRELIIGDRQTGKSTVAIDTIINQKEFYDAGVPVYCIYVAIGQKASTVAGIANLLEEKGAMAYTTIIAANASDPAAMQVYAPMGGAAIGEYFRDTGRPALIVYDDLSKQAVAYREISLLLRRPPGREAYPGDVFYLHSRLLERAAKVINDDTIAAQMNDVPDSLKGKIKGGGSLTALPIIETQAGDVSAYIPTNVISITDGQIFLDGDLFNSGVRPAINVGISVSRVGGNAQIKSMKKVAGTLKLDQAQFRELEAFAKFGSDLDAATMNVISKGQRNVEILKQAQADPFKVEDQIAIIYAGSKNLLKDVPVEKIKEFESDYIQFLNAKHRDTLDILKAGKLTDEVIDTLTIAAKEVSEKYA from the coding sequence ATGGCATCAATAAAACCAGCTGAAGTATCAGCGATTTTAAAACAACAATTAGCAGGATTTGAAGCATCAGCTTCATTAGACGAAGTAGGAACTGTATTACAAGTAGGTGATGGTATTGCACGTGTGTATGGTTTGGCAAATGTTCAATATGGTGAGCTAGTTGAGTTTCAAGATGGATTAGAAGGAATTGTACTAAACTTGGAAGAAGACAATGTAGGTGTTGTTTTATTAGGGCACTCTTCTGCAGTTAAAGAAGGTTCTACTGTAAAACGTACTGAACGTATTGCTTCATTAAAAGTAGGTGAAGGAATTGTTGGTCGTGTAGTAAATACTTTAGGTTTTCCAATTGATGGTAAAGGTGCTATTCAAGGAGAAACTTTTGAAATGCCATTAGAGCGTAAGGCTCCAGGTGTTGTTTTCCGTGAGCCAGTAACTGAACCATTACAAACTGGTTTAAAAGCTGTTGATGCAATGATTCCTGTTGGTAGAGGGCAACGTGAACTTATTATTGGTGACCGTCAAACTGGTAAATCAACAGTAGCTATTGATACTATTATCAATCAAAAAGAATTTTACGATGCTGGTGTTCCAGTATATTGTATATACGTTGCAATTGGTCAAAAAGCATCTACGGTTGCTGGAATTGCAAATTTATTAGAAGAAAAAGGAGCAATGGCTTATACAACAATTATTGCTGCTAATGCATCTGACCCTGCTGCAATGCAAGTATATGCTCCAATGGGAGGTGCTGCAATTGGAGAATATTTTAGAGATACAGGTCGTCCGGCTTTAATTGTTTATGATGATTTATCTAAACAAGCTGTTGCATACCGTGAAATTTCTTTATTATTACGTCGTCCACCAGGACGTGAGGCATACCCAGGGGATGTTTTTTACTTACACTCTCGTTTATTAGAACGTGCTGCAAAAGTTATTAATGACGATACTATTGCTGCTCAAATGAATGATGTACCTGATTCTTTAAAAGGAAAAATTAAAGGTGGTGGTTCATTAACAGCTTTACCAATTATTGAAACACAAGCAGGTGACGTTTCGGCATATATTCCAACAAACGTAATCTCAATTACTGATGGACAGATTTTCTTAGATGGAGATTTATTCAACTCAGGTGTACGTCCAGCTATTAACGTAGGTATTTCAGTATCTCGTGTTGGTGGTAACGCACAAATTAAATCAATGAAAAAAGTAGCAGGTACTTTAAAATTAGACCAAGCTCAATTTCGTGAATTAGAAGCGTTTGCAAAATTTGGTTCAGATTTAGATGCAGCTACAATGAATGTAATTTCAAAAGGACAACGTAACGTTGAAATTTTGAAACAAGCACAAGCTGATCCTTTTAAAGTTGAAGATCAAATTGCAATTATTTATGCAGGTTCTAAAAACTTATTAAAAGATGTTCCTGTAGAAAAAATTAAAGAATTTGAAAGCGATTATATTCAATTTTTAAACGCTAAGCACAGAGATACATTAGATATTTTAAAGGCTGGTAAATTAACTGATGAGGTTATTGATACTTTAACAATTGCAGCAAAAGAGGTTTCAGAAAAATACGCATAA
- a CDS encoding ATP-binding protein: MINKRLLIKNLLAYNDENSFYDKKLKISLDSKEGKAKFLKHVCALSNSNPENSSFIVIGIEDQLNLIKGVDFFDDSKIQNLVNSYLENPPKIQYENIRFPSLPRYKVIGLVTIHPNNKITRLKKQLWKYAKGRIFYRRGSTSMSTLGKFELKSTNKEIVEAIEKKASNNIKLTLDGVFDFFERHKDAYNPTYKVFNEHFVLCWAGEKKIVGDKVFYSRVDIELIDEQVRLFYSALDEVKIEVNSQSFIITEYVFLRIKDEFDFYPLEKTVIHFKENGKYDIVTELLFKPPRFNKKELLRIFNNCNIILDKLKNKEPLNETELVELQELPTNYLICVLNEIPNAYLKLKESKSYLKNLEDKTSYIKYKEAVRILRKVNYP, from the coding sequence ATGATAAACAAACGGTTACTAATAAAAAATTTACTAGCGTATAATGATGAAAATAGCTTTTATGATAAAAAACTCAAAATTTCATTAGATTCTAAAGAAGGAAAAGCTAAATTTTTAAAACACGTTTGCGCATTATCAAATTCAAATCCAGAAAATAGTTCGTTTATAGTTATTGGAATTGAAGACCAATTAAATTTAATTAAAGGTGTAGATTTTTTTGATGATAGTAAAATTCAAAATTTAGTAAACTCATATCTAGAAAATCCACCCAAAATTCAATACGAAAATATTCGATTTCCAAGTCTACCACGCTATAAAGTTATTGGTTTGGTAACCATACATCCTAATAACAAAATTACCCGTTTAAAAAAACAACTCTGGAAATATGCAAAAGGACGTATTTTTTATAGAAGAGGAAGTACCTCTATGTCTACTTTAGGTAAATTCGAATTAAAAAGCACCAATAAAGAAATTGTAGAAGCTATTGAAAAAAAAGCGAGTAATAATATAAAACTAACATTAGACGGGGTTTTCGATTTTTTTGAAAGACATAAAGACGCATACAACCCTACTTATAAGGTTTTTAATGAACATTTTGTATTGTGTTGGGCAGGAGAGAAAAAAATTGTTGGAGATAAAGTTTTTTATTCTAGAGTTGATATTGAACTTATAGATGAGCAAGTTCGTTTGTTTTATTCTGCACTTGATGAAGTTAAAATTGAAGTAAATAGCCAGTCGTTTATTATTACAGAATATGTTTTTTTAAGAATTAAAGATGAATTTGATTTTTATCCTTTAGAAAAAACAGTAATTCATTTTAAGGAAAATGGTAAATATGATATAGTAACTGAGCTTTTATTTAAACCGCCTCGTTTTAATAAAAAAGAACTACTTCGTATATTTAATAATTGCAATATTATTTTAGATAAATTAAAAAATAAAGAACCTTTAAACGAAACAGAACTTGTTGAATTACAAGAACTACCAACAAATTATTTAATTTGTGTATTAAACGAGATTCCAAATGCTTATTTAAAGTTAAAAGAATCTAAAAGTTACTTAAAAAACTTAGAAGATAAAACCAGTTATATAAAATATAAAGAAGCTGTACGGATTTTAAGAAAGGTAAATTATCCTTAA